In Clostridium omnivorum, the DNA window AACAATATGTAGTCTTACTGATAATGATCGAAAAATAGCAGAAAAGAAAATACTTGAAATGTCTAAGGAAGGGCTTCGTGTTATTGCTGTTGGACAAATGAAAATATCAGAGGAAAGCAACATTCCTGATAAGCTTACAGAATGTAGTTTGGAACTTTGCGGGCTTATTGGCTTAGCAGATCCTCCTAGGGAGTCGGTTAAAGAAGATATTAAAACTTGTACAAAAGCTGGTGTTCGCGTAGTTATGATAACCGGAGATAATGGAGTAACAGCAAGTTCTATAGCAAGGCAGATAAACATGCCAAATAGCGATAAAATTATTACTGGTGATGAATTAAATAAAATGAGTGATGAAGAGCTTAGGGAGAGAGTAAAAGAAGTTAATGTGTTTTCTAGAGTTGTTCCTGAGCATAAGATGAGAATAGTTAAGGCCTTTAAAGAAAATGGAGAGATAGTTGCAATGACTGGAGACGGCGTTAATGATGCTCCTGCCTTAAAGCATGCAGACATTGGTATTGCTATGGGTAAGAGAGGCTCAGAGGTTTCAAGGGAGGCGGCAGATTTAATTTTACTTGATGATAATTTTTCTACTATTGTTGAAACTATCAGGGATGGAAGAAGAATTTATGATAACATTAGAAAAGCAATTGGATATGTATTTACTATTCATATTCCTATTGCCTTTGCATCACTATTAGCTCCTATACTAGGAATAAATCCTTCAAGCCTGTTACTTCTTCCGCTCCATGTTGTTTTACTTGAATTAGTAATTGATCCTACTTGCTCTATTGTATTGGAACGACAACCAGCTGAAGATGATATTATGGAAAGAGCACCTCGTAATGCAAATGAAAAAATACTAACAACAAAAACTCTTACTAAAAGTATAATTCAAGGTGTTGTAATGTTTGGAGCATCCTTTGGAACTTACTATGCATTTTTAAACAATAATTCAACTAACGCACCGCTTGCAAGGGCAATGGGACTTACAATTATATTGCTTGCTAATGTGCTGCTTGTAAATGTTAATAGTTCAGATTCTGATTATGCAATTAAATCCTTCGCCAAACTTAAAAAGGATAAGGTAATGTGGACCGTAAATTTTGGAACATTAGCAGGACTTGCAGTAATCCTATATACTCCATTAAATAGCTTTTTAAAGCTAGCACCTCTATCACTAAGTCAGCTAATATTAGCTGCTGTAATATCCGCAGTTTCAGTTCTGTGGTATGAACTTGTTAAGGTAACAAAAAACATAAGAAAACAAAGTAAATATAGCTATCTAAGTCAGTAATTTAAAGGCTGATAATTCAATTTTGATTAATTTAAGAGCCATAGCAGCAATAGTAATTTAAGTTATTATGCCGCTATGACTCTAATTTTTTTGATTATTATTTAAGACTTTTTATATGAAAATCGTATTGTTATTGCTTCATTGATGAAAGTGTATGTAATATTATGTAATTTATGTTATAATTCACTTATTAGTAAGATGGATTTAAATGCTAAGAAGTGAATTATAAGCTTGAGTAATATTTCCCATTATAAGTGTTGGGAATACTGCTAAGGTTAGGTATATAAGGATAATAGGTGAAGGATAGAAAAAGCAAACTTATAAAATTAATTGAGGAGGTTAATGTGTACAAGATTGGAAAAAACTCAATTATAGTTATGATATTAATTATGTTAATGATATTTACACCATCTACAATAGCATTTGCAAATTCTGCGAAACCGCCATCATTGGTTATACTTGTAAATAATCCCCCAAAGGATCTTTCGATTGCATTAGTGTCAAATGGAAGCCAACCTAAAGCAAGAATTCGTAAGGTTGCATGGGAAGGATATTATGCATTTTATTCAAGTGATATGCGAGCAACTGACGAATATACTTTTA includes these proteins:
- a CDS encoding cation-translocating P-type ATPase, encoding MTEQHFQGLTSQEVKKLQEKFGKNELVAEKKESFLHKVLHVITEPMFLLLIVAATIYFILGEPRDGAIMLIFVVGIIGIETIQEWKTDKTLKALKDLSAPQIKVLRDDCEKIINSCDLVPGDIMFISEGVKVPADGVVMKASTLAIDESSLTGEAEAVWKVSKENCDSNDADYWRKDYCYAGTLVTQGTGIILVDKIGSATEYGKIGQDVISAPDNPTPLQKQTSKLVKLCAIIAAVLFIIVGIVTYFNIPDHAFTDRLIESILSGVTLAMAMIPEEFPVILTVFLSMGAWRLAKKHSLVRKLPSVETLGAVSVLCVDKTGTITMNKMSVREVWSLKNDTNTLTKIMGMGCKPDAYDPMEKSMITFCEEGGITRDILFGGELVKEYAFTDELKMMGHVWQNHSDITVAAKGSPERILTICSLTDNDRKIAEKKILEMSKEGLRVIAVGQMKISEESNIPDKLTECSLELCGLIGLADPPRESVKEDIKTCTKAGVRVVMITGDNGVTASSIARQINMPNSDKIITGDELNKMSDEELRERVKEVNVFSRVVPEHKMRIVKAFKENGEIVAMTGDGVNDAPALKHADIGIAMGKRGSEVSREAADLILLDDNFSTIVETIRDGRRIYDNIRKAIGYVFTIHIPIAFASLLAPILGINPSSLLLLPLHVVLLELVIDPTCSIVLERQPAEDDIMERAPRNANEKILTTKTLTKSIIQGVVMFGASFGTYYAFLNNNSTNAPLARAMGLTIILLANVLLVNVNSSDSDYAIKSFAKLKKDKVMWTVNFGTLAGLAVILYTPLNSFLKLAPLSLSQLILAAVISAVSVLWYELVKVTKNIRKQSKYSYLSQ